From Rana temporaria chromosome 7, aRanTem1.1, whole genome shotgun sequence, the proteins below share one genomic window:
- the LOC120945453 gene encoding uncharacterized protein LOC120945453 produces MQQRLTRSHVLILPEAPPTSCERERALRTIFFPSHSGRHLEYTEEYDNIALISRYSAIKTATLENLPLLMLAEPLNGRSTGTENEAFSRRCCRTTFLRALLPSAPPAPAFKRERRPLRPLLDPRSRAQRYANEQLMEKYCRLTISNAPILLPFQDGLYVYALRAFKCEAKWSDGVERPFLLKKRFTAKPVEVLLGLPLTSAIPHGSFRFAITSSVSLCGVVSPSLVLFTEHCMLLCIINVIFYYIDSCYQYRESPLIHIFTR; encoded by the exons ATGCAGCAGCGTTTAACAAGGAGTCACGTGCTCATTTTACCAGAAGCCCCACCTACCTCCTGTGAAAGGGAGAGGGCGCTGCGCaccattttctttccttcccacagcgGGCGCCATCTTGAGTACACCGAAGAATACGATAACATCGCGCTTATATCACGATATAGTGCAATTAAAACGGCGACGCTAGAAAATTTACCTTTGCTGATGTTGGCTGAACCACTAAACGGGAGATCCACCGGAACCGAAAACGAAGCGTTTTCTCGCCGCTGTTGCAGAACAACCTTCCTACGAGCCCTTCTTCCCTCGGCTCCTCCAGCTCCGGCATTCAAACGCGAACGCCGACCGCTCCGCCCACTTCTAGACCCACGATCACGTGCCCAGCGTTATGCAAATGAGCAGCTTATGGAAAAATACTGCCGACTGACGATTAGCAACGCCCCCATTTTGCTGCCCTTTCAAGACGGCCTTTACGTTTATGCGTTGAGAGCATTTAAATGTGAAGCAAAATGGTCTGACGGGGTAGAAAG AccattcctcctgaagaagcggttcaCCGCGAAACCGGTAGAGGTTCTTCTAGGACTCCCCCTCACATCTGCTATACCTCACGGCTCCTTCCGTTTTGCAATAACATCTTCTGTATCTCTATGTGGGGTTGTTAGTCCTAGCCTTGTTTTATTTACGGAACATTGTATGTTgttatgtataataaatgtaattttttattatatcgactcatgttatcagtaccgagaaagtccattgatacacatCTTTACTAGGTAA